In one window of Ruminococcus albus AD2013 DNA:
- a CDS encoding NUDIX hydrolase has protein sequence MSDLYSLENYDRPSVAADAVVFGIDNIKAEDKKNLDTKKLKLLLVKRGEEPFMGSYSLPGGFLRKGETIEEAAVRELQEEAGVNEPKLINLGVYSRPDRDPRGWIISCCFIALTNTVELSTAAGSDAESAHWLDLEATDTDEGLTLKLHYNGEVVYEYSCGKTLSDKLAFDHGNMILDAFLKLRDEVINHDMIFGLMPEYFTISDLQQPYEAITGIHISPQGFRKKVIGKLTETEFFDEAAAHRTSKLYRKA, from the coding sequence GTGAGCGACCTGTATTCACTTGAAAATTACGACAGACCATCAGTGGCGGCAGATGCTGTGGTATTCGGTATCGACAATATCAAGGCTGAGGACAAGAAAAATCTTGACACGAAAAAGCTGAAGCTTCTGCTGGTAAAACGCGGCGAAGAACCCTTTATGGGGAGCTATTCCCTGCCCGGAGGATTTCTGCGAAAGGGCGAGACCATAGAAGAAGCCGCAGTAAGAGAACTGCAAGAAGAAGCGGGAGTGAATGAACCCAAGCTGATAAATCTGGGAGTTTACAGCAGACCCGACCGCGACCCGAGAGGGTGGATAATCTCCTGCTGTTTTATTGCTTTGACCAACACAGTGGAACTTTCCACAGCGGCGGGTTCCGATGCGGAATCAGCCCACTGGCTGGACCTTGAAGCCACGGATACCGATGAGGGTCTTACGCTGAAACTTCACTATAATGGCGAAGTGGTGTACGAATATTCATGCGGAAAAACACTGTCGGACAAACTGGCATTCGACCACGGCAATATGATACTCGACGCATTCCTGAAACTGCGTGACGAGGTGATAAACCACGATATGATATTCGGACTTATGCCCGAATACTTTACCATCTCAGACCTCCAGCAGCCCTACGAAGCCATCACGGGTATACATATTTCCCCTCAGGGATTTAGGAAAAAAGTGATAGGCAAGCTCACGGAAACAGAGTTTTTCGATGAAGCCGCGGCACACAGGACATCAAAGCTTTACCGAAAGGCGTGA
- a CDS encoding class I adenylate-forming enzyme family protein: MRTTTQINTSTIERKFPEWAKVDRVINGAKIYNMNIFDNIMTFNQDNLDGPAFDYFGRVITYGELPALREAYARGLKLAGVKEGDVVTLCMPVSVENLMMLFAVNLVKAISNNVNFLFLKNDFELYTKDKGSEVIVTLDAFLPYFVDHLADSGVRKVIVMNLDDYLPEDKKGMFLDTSEMPEQMQEVFDIGQIMECLNNLDKIKGVEFIRLEDLRQAGEESDIPLDLGPTDLDRDISYFYTSGTTGRPKCVVYKEYSMNAYVEMHAGLDTQNYVGERNFQCIPLTHMTGERVCAIMPLVRGGTLVPRPIYNKYTFARDLSETQCNCVVATASFYLMSVRQGVLSPDALSCLRRPASGGEAVNVSAVRKIDKWLKDNGCEVRYSIGGGASEEGGATLVTYFMDEATKTNETGKPLDPYIRVKLLDDEGNIITDNEVPGNLHVTSPASADRYLDNPEATAARWYFDENGTKWGITGDIAVRHADGSYTILGRGSDSCVDENGKRIFLFEIESSLDEKDPISEWEISAFKNDRGGYDVVGQIILDPDRAEPTPDLVEYICRKYKLDAVKFYNEFEIGEITAKRDYILLTHDYNGYYAPCSKNHMMVINYSENGDTVKIRVRKDHKIEINEKKTKEDN; the protein is encoded by the coding sequence ATGAGGACGACAACACAGATCAACACAAGCACTATCGAGAGAAAGTTCCCCGAGTGGGCAAAGGTAGACCGCGTCATCAACGGCGCGAAGATCTACAACATGAATATTTTTGATAATATCATGACCTTCAATCAGGACAATCTGGACGGTCCTGCCTTTGATTATTTCGGCAGGGTGATAACTTACGGCGAGCTTCCCGCGCTGAGAGAAGCCTATGCCAGAGGACTGAAGCTGGCAGGCGTAAAAGAGGGGGATGTTGTTACGCTGTGTATGCCCGTAAGCGTTGAGAACCTTATGATGCTTTTCGCCGTGAACCTTGTAAAGGCAATAAGCAACAATGTGAACTTCCTTTTCCTCAAAAACGATTTCGAGCTTTACACCAAGGACAAGGGCTCGGAAGTCATCGTTACCCTTGACGCATTCCTGCCTTATTTTGTTGACCATCTTGCAGACAGCGGTGTCAGGAAAGTCATCGTGATGAACCTTGACGACTATCTCCCCGAGGATAAAAAGGGTATGTTCCTTGATACTTCGGAGATGCCCGAACAGATGCAGGAGGTATTTGATATCGGACAGATAATGGAGTGCCTGAATAATCTGGATAAGATCAAGGGCGTTGAGTTCATCAGGCTGGAAGACCTGAGACAGGCAGGCGAGGAAAGCGATATCCCTCTGGACTTAGGTCCCACCGACCTTGACCGCGATATCAGCTACTTCTACACCAGTGGTACAACAGGCAGACCCAAGTGCGTGGTATACAAGGAATACTCGATGAACGCTTATGTTGAGATGCACGCAGGACTGGATACACAGAACTACGTGGGCGAAAGAAACTTCCAGTGCATACCCCTTACACATATGACAGGCGAGAGAGTGTGTGCGATAATGCCGCTGGTTAGGGGCGGTACCCTTGTCCCCAGACCTATATACAATAAGTATACCTTTGCAAGAGACCTTTCAGAGACACAGTGCAACTGTGTTGTGGCTACCGCAAGCTTCTACCTGATGAGCGTAAGACAGGGCGTGCTTTCACCCGATGCGCTGTCCTGCCTGAGAAGACCTGCTTCGGGCGGAGAGGCTGTAAATGTCAGCGCTGTACGTAAGATAGACAAGTGGCTGAAAGACAACGGCTGTGAGGTAAGATATTCCATCGGCGGCGGTGCCAGTGAAGAGGGCGGCGCTACTCTGGTAACATACTTCATGGATGAAGCCACCAAGACCAACGAGACAGGCAAACCCCTTGACCCCTATATCCGCGTGAAGCTTCTTGACGATGAGGGCAATATCATCACCGATAACGAAGTTCCCGGAAACCTCCATGTTACAAGCCCTGCATCGGCTGACCGCTATCTCGATAATCCCGAAGCCACAGCGGCACGCTGGTATTTCGACGAGAACGGCACAAAATGGGGCATCACAGGGGATATCGCAGTAAGACACGCAGACGGTTCATATACCATTCTCGGCAGAGGTTCCGATTCCTGTGTTGATGAGAACGGCAAGAGGATATTCCTCTTTGAGATAGAAAGCTCTCTCGATGAGAAGGACCCCATCAGCGAATGGGAGATAAGCGCATTCAAGAACGACAGGGGCGGATATGACGTTGTAGGACAGATAATCCTCGACCCCGACCGCGCAGAGCCTACCCCCGATCTTGTAGAGTACATCTGCCGCAAGTACAAGCTTGACGCTGTGAAGTTCTACAATGAATTCGAGATAGGTGAGATAACAGCAAAGAGAGATTATATACTGCTTACTCACGATTACAACGGCTACTATGCACCATGCAGTAAAAACCATATGATGGTGATAAACTATTCCGAGAACGGTGACACCGTAAAGATAAGGGTCAGAAAAGACCATAAGATAGAGATAAATGAAAAGAAGACCAAGGAGGACAACTAA
- a CDS encoding dockerin type I repeat-containing protein, whose protein sequence is MKGIFSKRMIASALAVMITASFPTAVPGHSTVSALDLPIIPYELSNQEVRSFSFTNNTDFVTASQNGKELSSGDTVTDEYEIKMFSLSPFTYTVNGTMYPCDDYDNIMNSYKAEFTPYGDFTVEKPYKRVQHDDGFYGVSNSYIYLFPDYFNEQDMFYVDKSITGGVFDVQRNGRKLSFKTYMDMPVKVYYADSQEEISVTHTSSTCKNEITLPSSTYSGKLFIVRKYVQPGDFDVQMLPLIPDDGPFTVTHTNAMGKQEEIVLGKGFATSDYLMEVDGAFSKSAVWGFMRDKSTGTGIVSVKPGTEFTVYDVFGEPVEVTKLGSSDDVRENFSFRAYCDITYYLVKGSTAKPDNYLKGDINSDGEVDVMDVVLLKQYLAGKNVTLNKAVCDINGDGAVNSNDAVTLAKFIAGTVSEIH, encoded by the coding sequence ATGAAAGGTATATTTTCAAAAAGAATGATCGCCTCGGCTCTCGCGGTGATGATAACTGCATCATTCCCGACTGCTGTACCGGGTCACAGCACTGTTTCAGCACTTGACCTTCCCATTATACCCTATGAACTCTCCAATCAAGAAGTGCGCTCATTCTCGTTCACAAACAACACTGACTTCGTCACAGCTTCGCAGAACGGCAAGGAATTGAGTTCGGGCGATACAGTGACCGATGAGTATGAGATAAAAATGTTCTCGCTTTCGCCTTTTACCTACACTGTCAACGGCACTATGTATCCCTGCGATGATTATGACAATATAATGAACAGTTACAAGGCTGAATTCACACCCTACGGCGATTTCACCGTTGAGAAACCCTACAAGCGAGTTCAGCACGATGATGGATTCTACGGTGTGAGCAACAGCTACATCTACCTTTTCCCCGATTATTTCAACGAGCAGGATATGTTCTACGTTGACAAGTCCATCACGGGCGGTGTATTTGATGTTCAGAGAAACGGCAGAAAGCTGTCTTTCAAAACTTACATGGATATGCCCGTAAAGGTATACTACGCTGACAGTCAGGAAGAGATATCGGTAACTCACACAAGCAGTACCTGCAAGAACGAGATAACTCTTCCAAGCTCCACCTACTCGGGCAAGCTTTTCATTGTAAGAAAGTACGTTCAGCCCGGAGATTTTGATGTGCAGATGCTCCCGCTGATACCCGATGATGGTCCTTTCACTGTTACCCACACCAATGCAATGGGCAAGCAGGAAGAGATAGTACTGGGAAAAGGCTTCGCTACCAGCGACTACCTGATGGAAGTTGACGGTGCATTCTCAAAGAGCGCTGTATGGGGTTTCATGCGTGACAAGAGCACAGGCACGGGCATCGTATCCGTAAAACCCGGCACTGAATTTACGGTATATGATGTCTTTGGCGAACCTGTAGAAGTCACAAAGCTCGGTTCTTCCGACGATGTAAGAGAGAACTTTTCATTCAGGGCGTACTGCGATATAACCTATTATCTGGTAAAGGGCAGCACCGCAAAGCCTGACAATTACCTCAAAGGCGATATCAACAGCGACGGTGAAGTTGATGTTATGGACGTTGTTCTGCTGAAACAGTATCTTGCAGGCAAAAACGTGACCCTTAACAAGGCTGTATGCGATATTAACGGCGACGGTGCGGTAAATTCCAATGATGCAGTCACACTGGCAAAGTTCATCGCGGGAACGGTATCCGAAATACACTGA
- a CDS encoding right-handed parallel beta-helix repeat-containing protein — protein MSGRFMLTASAYDYSVISGSHATGANISGYDSAIAVSVTDLGADPTGKKDSSAAIQKALDYAKTKGSDSVQVKVIVPEGTYSIRKGLYISSNTWLYLDNATLRKDFVGGVLLMNNTDGNGGFNGAENIVIEGGCLDGNTGGGSVKAFSAIRMGHLHDLWVKNVEFKDNYNCHMLELGGIKNVTIEGCSFHEYYGQKFKEAIQFDILNNANLFDGYAPFDDTPCDNVIIRNNSFYDIMRGVGSHSATVGKYYTNFYIGGNTFSNIYETAIVMQNYRCCSIEGNSMTGVGCGIDFRNMTYLEYSGYNAPVAGYDGVYDRINDFSDIVINNNTISANSTGYCNNAFGISLYGKLVQNSSLPDHDYKVSGVHISSNNITSSGSAVQMNDASGVFVESNVIGSPTDGTKSGSSLVSLKFSNDVTVSGNSIIGSSADAISVVGGAGGVVKKNSCLNSAGSGISADKSAVVTISGNTVENSSQSGIYISGKSKAEVSKNTVKASYSGVAVEGASGINVTENKINGCTEYGIFAGEGSSAYVNANTFTENKGANYKGKVYAMPVTSFVADGVYGDHVQLSWKSKGGSDGFSIKRRLAGSEEDFTEVAQVTTPSFSDESLPSNTGFEYRIDSLLDTGEAVTESSSKVLNIRTKASLSRCTCDIRPVYRFTGRRIEPDINVILNGTKLVRNVDYIIKYYNNISAGTATISVTGCGQYYGFKEFDFVISLSGGYVLPEKASTALNFAGDSIERYEVLAFSPDSMPDLTGPIANRESDSPLVSEINSAKNTDELRIVSRRMTNSAVMPCFDAWY, from the coding sequence ATGTCGGGACGTTTTATGCTAACTGCAAGTGCCTATGATTACAGCGTAATAAGCGGCAGTCATGCAACAGGCGCAAATATAAGCGGATATGATTCCGCCATTGCGGTCAGCGTTACCGATCTTGGCGCAGACCCGACAGGCAAAAAGGATTCGTCTGCTGCCATACAGAAAGCACTTGACTATGCAAAAACAAAGGGCAGTGATTCGGTGCAGGTAAAGGTCATAGTACCCGAGGGCACGTACAGTATCCGCAAAGGGCTGTACATAAGCTCCAATACATGGCTTTATCTTGATAATGCCACACTGCGCAAGGATTTCGTGGGCGGCGTGCTCCTTATGAACAATACCGACGGCAACGGCGGTTTTAACGGTGCTGAGAATATCGTCATTGAGGGCGGCTGTCTTGACGGAAATACGGGCGGCGGCAGCGTAAAGGCTTTCTCTGCCATACGTATGGGACATCTGCACGACCTTTGGGTCAAGAACGTTGAATTCAAGGATAACTACAACTGCCATATGCTGGAACTCGGCGGCATCAAGAACGTCACCATCGAAGGCTGCAGCTTCCATGAATACTACGGACAGAAGTTCAAAGAGGCTATTCAGTTCGATATCCTCAATAACGCAAATCTTTTTGACGGCTATGCGCCTTTCGATGATACGCCCTGCGATAATGTCATAATAAGGAACAACAGCTTCTATGACATAATGCGCGGCGTTGGTTCCCATTCTGCCACGGTCGGAAAGTATTATACCAATTTCTATATCGGCGGCAACACTTTCAGCAATATCTACGAGACCGCAATAGTTATGCAGAATTACCGCTGCTGTTCCATCGAGGGCAACAGTATGACAGGTGTCGGCTGCGGCATCGACTTCAGGAATATGACATATCTGGAATATTCGGGATACAATGCACCTGTTGCGGGCTATGACGGCGTATATGACAGGATAAACGATTTTTCCGATATCGTTATAAACAATAATACCATCAGTGCCAATAGTACAGGCTATTGCAATAATGCTTTCGGCATAAGCCTGTACGGCAAGCTTGTGCAGAACAGCAGTCTGCCCGACCACGATTATAAGGTCAGCGGAGTGCATATAAGCTCAAACAATATCACCAGTTCGGGTTCGGCTGTTCAGATGAACGATGCTTCAGGCGTGTTCGTGGAGTCAAACGTCATCGGTTCACCCACCGACGGCACCAAGAGCGGCAGCAGTCTGGTGAGCCTTAAATTTTCAAACGATGTCACTGTCAGCGGCAACAGCATAATCGGCAGTTCGGCAGATGCTATATCTGTTGTAGGCGGCGCAGGCGGAGTTGTCAAAAAGAATTCCTGCCTTAACAGCGCGGGCAGCGGTATCTCGGCTGATAAGAGCGCTGTGGTCACCATTTCGGGAAATACCGTTGAAAATTCTTCCCAGAGCGGTATATATATTTCGGGCAAATCCAAGGCTGAGGTCAGCAAGAACACCGTAAAGGCAAGCTACAGCGGCGTTGCGGTGGAAGGTGCTTCGGGAATAAACGTCACCGAGAACAAGATAAACGGCTGTACCGAGTACGGCATATTTGCGGGTGAAGGTTCAAGTGCTTATGTAAATGCTAATACTTTTACAGAAAACAAAGGTGCGAACTATAAGGGCAAGGTATATGCTATGCCTGTTACATCTTTTGTGGCTGACGGCGTTTACGGCGACCATGTTCAGCTTTCATGGAAGAGCAAGGGCGGTTCCGACGGCTTCTCGATAAAGCGTAGACTTGCGGGCAGTGAGGAGGACTTCACCGAGGTGGCACAGGTAACAACTCCTTCGTTCTCCGATGAATCTCTGCCTTCAAACACAGGTTTTGAGTACAGAATAGATTCTCTGCTTGATACAGGCGAGGCTGTCACCGAAAGCAGTTCAAAGGTGCTGAATATCAGAACTAAAGCTTCGCTCAGCAGATGTACCTGCGATATCAGACCTGTTTACAGATTCACAGGCAGGCGCATCGAGCCCGATATCAACGTTATACTCAACGGCACTAAGCTTGTACGCAATGTTGATTACATCATCAAGTATTATAACAATATCTCTGCGGGCACGGCGACCATCTCGGTAACGGGCTGCGGACAGTACTACGGATTCAAGGAGTTCGACTTTGTAATAAGTCTTTCGGGTGGATACGTACTGCCTGAAAAGGCATCGACTGCACTGAATTTTGCGGGAGACAGCATTGAACGATATGAAGTCCTTGCTTTCTCACCTGACAGTATGCCTGACTTAACAGGACCCATAGCAAACCGTGAGAGCGACAGTCCTCTGGTTTCGGAAATTAACTCGGCAAAGAATACAGATGAACTCAGGATAGTATCCAGAAGAATGACGAATTCAGCAGTGATGCCGTGTTTTGATGCGTGGTATTGA
- a CDS encoding NADAR family protein, with amino-acid sequence MIDRFTDEYFFLSNFYESKVTFEGITYLNNEAAFQAMKTLDESERRSFAGLDPDSAKRAGRKVSLRSDWEEVKTDLMYEICKAKFTQNKDLAEKLLATGDEELVEGNDWNDRIWGKVNGQGENRLGIILMKVREELRL; translated from the coding sequence ATGATAGACAGATTCACGGACGAATATTTTTTCCTGAGCAATTTTTACGAAAGCAAGGTGACCTTTGAGGGTATCACCTATCTTAATAACGAAGCCGCTTTTCAGGCGATGAAGACCCTCGATGAAAGCGAGCGCAGGTCTTTCGCGGGACTTGACCCCGATTCTGCAAAAAGGGCGGGGAGAAAAGTCAGCCTGAGAAGTGACTGGGAAGAAGTAAAGACAGATCTGATGTATGAGATATGCAAGGCAAAATTCACGCAGAATAAAGACCTTGCAGAAAAGCTTCTTGCAACGGGTGACGAAGAACTCGTTGAGGGCAACGACTGGAATGATCGGATCTGGGGAAAAGTCAACGGACAGGGCGAGAACCGTCTTGGTATAATACTTATGAAAGTCAGAGAGGAGCTTAGACTATGA
- a CDS encoding SGNH/GDSL hydrolase family protein produces the protein MRGQKFISALCAAMMLSSATGLNAFAEKNDTPAPAAKKTYNYVALGDSIAAGYGLGKDKGIAGDPALVITDKLLADPVQGAYPAILSGKLKELGAEFGADVQGTNLASTAYRAADIEKTIRQQGYKGEFATQILETFGSQGASEVLVPYHDIYQKYLTQADLVSIQLGGNDIIMSIIPEMLVHENPVIRASATSLMFTLFGTDTETAMGAGLQIIDQNKDSITADTFLEAANYMKNIGSKAEELVQQSADHVKGVVKAVQEVNGDADIALVGMFNPYRTAEESADVEKDILAVLGPIFAKASDTAAETEDMTDAKGEPTKEFTETINEKVANITELKEQLEKLFGYEHMAKVIDTLDSAETLGEFKKAVMDFGVEDSEALEEILKQYTDIEELKSALDVIGSGEDVSELPDVANIIGQFSNSAEAAEAKAFAKQIAAPAAMQLAGKNVDPQIKSLNEKLKVIAKESGAVYVDVYGISPETDFDPHPNANGHKEIADIVFASVKGMAAERMSDGRKVSDVEDVTTADEVTTSDDVTTEDNDRPLGDISGDGKINVTDITLVAAHVKGKKLLAPEAVIYADIDRNGKLNVTDIVLIAAHVKGKKLIAG, from the coding sequence ATGAGAGGACAGAAATTTATATCGGCACTTTGCGCTGCAATGATGTTGAGCAGTGCCACAGGTCTTAACGCATTTGCGGAGAAGAATGATACTCCCGCGCCTGCTGCGAAGAAGACTTACAACTACGTGGCACTGGGTGACAGTATCGCCGCTGGCTACGGTCTCGGCAAGGATAAGGGTATCGCAGGAGACCCCGCACTGGTCATTACCGACAAGCTTCTTGCTGACCCTGTACAGGGTGCTTATCCCGCAATACTTTCGGGCAAGCTGAAAGAGCTGGGTGCAGAGTTCGGTGCTGATGTTCAGGGCACTAACCTTGCATCTACCGCATACCGTGCGGCTGATATCGAAAAGACCATCAGACAGCAGGGCTACAAGGGCGAATTCGCCACTCAGATACTTGAAACCTTTGGCAGTCAGGGTGCAAGCGAGGTCCTTGTACCTTACCACGACATCTATCAGAAATATCTGACTCAAGCTGACCTGGTAAGCATCCAGCTGGGCGGCAATGACATTATAATGAGCATTATACCCGAAATGCTGGTACATGAGAATCCCGTTATAAGGGCTTCGGCTACATCACTTATGTTTACCCTCTTCGGCACTGACACAGAGACCGCTATGGGTGCAGGCTTGCAGATCATCGACCAGAACAAGGACAGCATAACAGCTGATACTTTCCTTGAAGCCGCTAACTACATGAAGAATATCGGCTCTAAGGCAGAAGAACTCGTACAGCAGTCTGCCGACCATGTAAAGGGTGTTGTTAAGGCTGTTCAGGAAGTAAACGGCGATGCAGATATCGCTCTGGTGGGAATGTTCAATCCATACCGTACCGCCGAAGAATCTGCTGATGTGGAAAAGGACATACTTGCTGTACTGGGACCCATCTTTGCCAAGGCTTCCGATACCGCGGCAGAGACCGAAGATATGACCGATGCAAAGGGCGAACCCACAAAGGAATTCACCGAGACTATCAACGAAAAGGTCGCAAATATCACCGAATTAAAAGAACAGCTGGAAAAGCTTTTCGGTTATGAGCATATGGCAAAGGTCATCGATACCCTGGATTCCGCCGAAACTCTCGGTGAGTTCAAAAAGGCTGTAATGGATTTCGGTGTTGAAGATTCAGAGGCTCTCGAAGAGATATTGAAACAGTACACCGATATCGAGGAACTGAAATCTGCACTCGATGTTATCGGCAGTGGTGAGGACGTAAGCGAACTCCCCGATGTTGCAAATATTATCGGACAGTTCAGCAATTCCGCGGAAGCCGCTGAAGCCAAGGCTTTTGCAAAGCAGATAGCAGCTCCCGCAGCTATGCAGCTGGCAGGCAAGAACGTTGATCCTCAGATCAAGTCACTTAACGAGAAGCTGAAAGTTATCGCTAAGGAATCAGGCGCTGTATATGTAGATGTATACGGCATATCCCCCGAAACTGACTTCGACCCCCACCCCAACGCAAACGGTCATAAGGAGATAGCTGATATCGTATTCGCTTCCGTAAAGGGTATGGCAGCTGAAAGAATGTCGGACGGAAGAAAGGTTTCCGATGTTGAAGATGTTACCACAGCCGATGAAGTAACTACCTCCGACGATGTTACTACCGAAGATAACGACAGACCCCTTGGTGATATCAGCGGTGACGGCAAGATAAATGTCACCGATATAACGCTGGTGGCTGCCCACGTAAAGGGCAAGAAGCTACTCGCACCCGAGGCTGTCATCTATGCAGACATTGACCGTAACGGAAAGCTCAATGTTACAGATATCGTTCTCATTGCGGCTCACGTTAAGGGCAAAAAGCTTATTGCAGGATAA